Proteins from a genomic interval of Penaeus vannamei isolate JL-2024 unplaced genomic scaffold, ASM4276789v1 unanchor5354, whole genome shotgun sequence:
- the LOC138861424 gene encoding apical junction component 1 homolog isoform X2, which translates to MRKKRRTELKTASVHLTSVQTCASPITWFEPNNINTRPDAAPAKVNNFSVIGSCAHPEGVVVPYPGGWIINQLGEDKEPPGSSDRQEARPQKASEWPGGESVAQEHPLKAFEGWGVPHSQILVPQKAHVPPVPPTVPLIPLPPRRGVTFHLPPRHMNIPPDSSSENGNENVRVDEEKEEEEEEGEEEEEEEDEEEEEGDASRAKGKRCAKAPSGGTWVCQYPRCGKVMTPALEEAYKECHQCHTLYCSRPCRRMHWDTHKRHCLRILARSLAKELILTLRHKPKVLEQLSVVARRGLRSLGRGAVKIFFRDAEEIENFLLDLGSPPAQREEEKEARKEREGRKEKGHGAFPQLHYVTSQDLLPQEMGEDTYRKICQLCRVYNTSESFVLYVSICVLEGGGGGGTGQGIGGGGSILSRVSRCVKLKLAPEEAGGGGGDRGGGGGGGGGRGGAKYPQRFVSCPTSSSSNAPPLLAPLLQQNFISRDFEGEPETLVLTPLRDSNRDPPLPPMSSEETPATRLATYHNILHRLGERGVSLRHQYPEVERRLRAFVELGHVFPPVTIQPRNASTGSTFLCVIMPRLDLSKLELLTRRNSRVVTLDVSPYDGGSSSTAKKTGLRR; encoded by the exons atgagaaaaaaaa GGCGTACAGAACTTAAGACAGCCAGTGTCCATCTCACGAGCGTACAGACATGCGCGTCGCCTATTACGTGGTTCGAacccaacaacatcaacacgcGACCGGACGCAGCGCCAGCGAAGGTGAACAACTTCTCCGTCATAGGCTCCTGCGCTCACCCGGAAGGCGTGGTCGTCCCTTATCCAGGTGGCTGGATTATCAACCAGCTGGGGGAGGATAAGGAACCACCTGGGTCGTCCGACAGGCAGGAGGCGCGTCCCCAGAAGGCTTCGGAGTGGCCGGGGGGGGAGTCCGTGGCGCAGGAACACCCCCTAAAGGCTTTCGAAGGGTGGGGCGTGCCGCATAGCCAGATCCTGGTTCCGCAGAAGGCTCACGTGCCCCCGGTCCCCCCTACGgtgcccctcatccccctcccgccCAGGAGGGGGGTGACGTTCCACCTCCCCCCGAGGCACATGAACATTCCCCCGGATTCCTCCTCGGAGAACGGCAACGAGAACGTACGcgtggacgaggagaaggaggaagaggaggaggagggcgaggaggaagaggaagaggaggacgaggaggaggaggaaggggacgcgAGTAGGGCCAAGGGGAAGCGGTGTGCCAAGGCGCCCAGCGGGGGGACCTGGGTGTGCCAGTACCCTCGCTGCGGGAAGGTCATGACCCCGGCGCTCGAGGAGGCGTACAAGGAGTGCCACCAGTGCCACACGCTCTACTGCTCCAGGCCCTGTCGGCGCATGCACTGGGACACCCACAAGAGACACTGCCTGAGGATCCTCGCTCGATCGCTGGCGAAGGAACTCATCCTCACGCTCCGACACAAGCCCAAGGTCCTGGAGCAGCTGAGCGTCGTGGCGCGGAGGGGCCTGAGGTCCCTGGGGCGCGGGGCGGTCAAGATCTTCTTCAGGGACGCGGAGGAGATAGAGAACTTCCTGCTCGATCTTGGGTCTCCGCCggcgcagagggaggaggagaaggaggcgaggaaggagagggaagggaggaaggagaagggacacgGCGCCTTCCCCCAGCTCCATTACGTCACCAGCCAGGACCTGCTGCCCCAGGAGATGGGCGAGGACACCTACAGGAAGATCTGCCAGCTGTGTCGGGTGTACAATACGAGTGAGAGTTTTGTGTTGTACGTGAGTATCTGCgtgttggaaggggggggagggggagggacgggccagggcatagggggagggggctCGATCCTCTCGCGCGTCTCGAGGTGCGTCAAGTTGAAGCTCGCCCCGGAGgaagccggaggaggaggaggagaccgaggaggaggaggaggaggaggaggaggaaggggcggagccAAGTACCCGCAGAGGTTCGTCTCTTGCccgacgtcctcctcctccaacgcGCCTCCGCTCCTCGCTCCGCTCCTCCAGCAGAACTTCATCTCCCGCGACTTCGAGGGCGAGCCGGAGACCCTCGTCCTCACCCCGCTCCGCGACTCGAACCGCgacccaccgctgccaccaatgtCCAGCGAGGAGACGCCCGCCACCCGCCTCGCCACGTACCACAACATCCTCCACCGCCTCGGCGAAAGGGGGGTGAGCCTGCGCCACCAGTACCCGGAGGTCGAGCGGAGACTCCGGGCCTTCGTCGAGCTCGGCCACGTCTTCCCCCCCGTCACCATCCAGCCTCGGAACGCCTCCACCGGCTCGACCTTCCTCTGCGTGATCATGCCGAGGCTGGACCTGTCGAAGCTCGAGCTCCTGACGAGAAGGAATTCCAGAGTGGTTACCCTTGACGTGTCTCCGTACGATGGCGGATCCTCCTCGACCGCAAAGAAAACGGGGTTGCGGAGATAG